One Gordonia zhaorongruii DNA segment encodes these proteins:
- the hflX gene encoding GTPase HflX, whose product MTELNETDQQTPTIGELALDDRASLQRVAGLSTELDDITEVEYRQLRLEHVVLVGVWMSGTVAQAQASMAELAALAETAGSQVLEALFQRRSKPDPATYLGSGKARELREVVLATGADTVICDGELTPAQLTALEKVVKVKVIDRTALILDIFAQHATSREGKAQVALAQMEYMLPRLRGWGESMSRQAGGRAGSNGGVGLRGPGETKIETDRRRIRERMAKLRKEIRGMKTARVVKRAARHRGGVPALTVVGYTNAGKSSLVNAMTGSGVLVQDALFATLDPTTRRAELADGQEVVFTDTVGFVRHLPTQLVEAFRSTLEEVVDADLLVHVVDGADPFPDNQISTVRRVIRDVLDEDDRPAPPEILVINKVDAIDDVRMTTLRAEFDGARFVSARTGEGLPELFEAITEQLERNDVEATLHVPFTRGEVIARLHQQAHVLSTEHNEEGTRLDVRMPSSLAAELADLIVTPTAAGS is encoded by the coding sequence ATGACTGAACTCAATGAAACCGACCAGCAGACGCCGACCATCGGCGAGCTCGCACTCGACGATCGTGCATCACTGCAGCGCGTCGCGGGACTGTCCACTGAACTCGATGACATCACCGAGGTCGAGTACCGGCAGCTGCGACTCGAGCACGTCGTTCTCGTCGGCGTGTGGATGTCGGGAACCGTGGCGCAAGCGCAGGCGAGCATGGCGGAACTCGCGGCCCTCGCCGAGACGGCTGGGTCGCAGGTCCTCGAGGCGCTCTTCCAGCGGAGGTCCAAACCCGATCCAGCGACGTATCTCGGGTCCGGAAAGGCGCGCGAGCTTCGCGAGGTGGTGCTCGCGACCGGTGCCGACACCGTCATCTGCGACGGCGAGCTGACACCGGCGCAGCTGACCGCACTGGAGAAGGTCGTGAAGGTCAAGGTGATCGATCGGACGGCCCTGATTCTCGACATCTTCGCTCAGCACGCCACGTCGCGCGAGGGCAAGGCCCAGGTGGCGCTCGCTCAGATGGAGTACATGCTGCCGCGGCTGCGCGGCTGGGGCGAGTCGATGTCGCGCCAGGCGGGCGGTCGCGCAGGCAGCAACGGCGGCGTGGGCCTGCGTGGTCCCGGTGAGACGAAGATCGAGACCGACCGGCGTCGTATCCGTGAGCGGATGGCTAAGCTCCGCAAGGAGATCCGCGGAATGAAGACCGCCAGGGTGGTGAAGCGAGCAGCGCGCCATCGTGGTGGGGTCCCTGCGCTGACCGTGGTCGGATACACGAATGCGGGTAAGTCGAGTCTGGTGAATGCGATGACGGGCTCCGGCGTTCTGGTGCAGGACGCGCTGTTCGCGACTCTGGACCCGACGACCAGGAGAGCTGAGCTCGCGGACGGGCAGGAAGTGGTCTTCACCGACACCGTCGGATTCGTGCGGCATCTGCCGACCCAACTCGTCGAGGCGTTCCGCTCGACTCTCGAAGAAGTGGTCGACGCCGACCTCCTGGTGCATGTGGTGGACGGCGCCGATCCGTTCCCGGACAACCAGATCTCCACGGTTCGCCGGGTGATCCGCGACGTACTCGACGAGGACGATCGCCCCGCACCGCCGGAGATCCTGGTGATCAACAAGGTCGATGCCATCGACGACGTTCGCATGACCACCCTGCGCGCGGAGTTCGACGGTGCGAGATTCGTCTCCGCGCGGACCGGGGAAGGTCTGCCGGAACTGTTCGAGGCCATCACCGAGCAGTTGGAGCGCAACGACGTCGAGGCGACGTTGCACGTGCCCTTCACCCGCGGCGAGGTGATCGCCCGCCTGCACCAGCAGGCGCACGTTCTGTCGACCGAGCACAACGAGGAGGGCACCCGCCTGGATGTGCGGATGCCCTCGTCGCTGGCCGCGGAACTGGCCGACCTCATCGTCACGCCGACGGCCGCCGGCAGCTGA
- the dapF gene encoding diaminopimelate epimerase, protein MSAAPGFSFVKGHGTENDFVVIPDPEVTVDLTAPLVAALCDRQRGIGADGVLRVATAGALAAAGVIDAVPDGVARGDWFMDYRNADGSIAEMCGNGVRVFAHYLRAAGFVDTDTFSVGSRAGARPVVLHAWDPVAADVSVAMGRVELGGRSQVEIAGRTLTGHAVDVGNPHLVCVLDGLTPDELADLDLTGGAVLDSAMFPLGANVEILTPLESTDTDVDFAAHMRVFERGVGETRSCGTGLVAAASAALHGIGREDGIVGITIPGGRVVITVADGGAVLRGPSRLVARGDLVPGWA, encoded by the coding sequence ATGAGCGCTGCGCCCGGATTCTCCTTCGTCAAAGGACACGGCACCGAGAACGACTTCGTGGTGATCCCCGACCCCGAGGTGACCGTCGACCTGACCGCTCCGCTGGTCGCGGCACTGTGCGACCGGCAGCGCGGGATCGGCGCGGACGGCGTGCTGCGCGTCGCCACGGCCGGGGCCCTCGCTGCCGCAGGGGTCATCGACGCGGTGCCCGACGGTGTGGCTCGCGGTGATTGGTTCATGGACTATCGGAACGCCGACGGATCGATAGCCGAGATGTGCGGTAACGGAGTCCGGGTGTTCGCGCACTATCTGCGTGCGGCGGGATTCGTCGACACGGACACGTTCTCCGTGGGGTCCCGGGCCGGCGCACGTCCGGTGGTCCTGCACGCCTGGGACCCCGTCGCCGCCGACGTGAGTGTTGCGATGGGCCGCGTCGAGCTGGGTGGGCGCAGTCAGGTCGAGATCGCCGGACGGACGCTGACCGGGCATGCCGTCGACGTCGGGAATCCGCATCTGGTGTGTGTCCTGGACGGTCTGACTCCGGACGAACTCGCAGATCTCGACCTGACCGGCGGCGCCGTTCTCGACTCCGCGATGTTCCCGCTCGGTGCGAACGTGGAGATCCTCACCCCGCTGGAGTCCACGGACACCGACGTCGACTTCGCCGCGCACATGCGGGTCTTCGAACGAGGTGTCGGCGAGACGCGGTCGTGCGGCACCGGACTCGTGGCCGCTGCGAGCGCAGCTCTGCACGGGATCGGTCGCGAGGACGGCATCGTGGGGATCACCATCCCCGGGGGCCGGGTCGTCATCACGGTGGCCGACGGTGGTGCCGTCCTGCGTGGGCCCTCGCGGCTGGTCGCCCGCGGCGACCTGGTGCCGGGGTGGGCGTGA